The following DNA comes from Camelina sativa cultivar DH55 chromosome 14, Cs, whole genome shotgun sequence.
CAGGGTGGCCTCGTATCCGGTCCAAACCGGCCACCATCAAGTTATACCCCAATTTGAGTAAAACCGGttatcaatttgtttttggaaCCTCCAAGATCCttttgtaattgtatttatgGCGTGCGTGCCTGATTTTGTTTGAATGTGTGTTATGGAAATGAAAGTGGCTTCGATTAGTATTGGATCCAATTATAGATTACATTACATCCAAGAACATCTGATGCAACCCAACCCTGTCACACACAGCTTATGCATTTAACCAGATGAAATTCCAATAGAGAACAAAACCAGTATGTTAAATTTTGAGAATTCTGCCTTTGGTCTACAACACTCAAGTGTATAATCTTCAAACTGAAAGAGGACAAGTTTGGATCTTGTATTAATCTTCTTCAAGATTGATGGAATCCTTGAACTTAGCATACAAGACCTTCTTCAACGCAGACATTTGTGACACTATTGATACCTTCTCTTCCTCGAGCTTCTCAAGGCTTTTGCAGGTCGcctctttcatctcttctatCCTTGTTTCTACCTCGTCTCTGGGCAAATGAGCAAACACTTCTCCGATTTGAAACCTCACCATCTCCTCATCAGCAAGGATCAACTCGTTCCCTGCATCCTCTAAGTTATCACACTTTTCCTGCAATAACCAATACTTTTGATCAATCAAGCTACTAGATACAGTAAACAAAGTAGAATCCCTGTAATATTCTCCAAATGGAACAAACGAGCAAAACAAGGATCCACAATCTACTGAAAAGTCCCACATCTATTTTGTCTCCTCACATCCAAAGATCTTGTACCACTCCTAGACAAAGGAAGCTTGAACTCAGAAACAGGGAAGCAAAGATAAAAAACAATTCCAGGCTCACTACAAGTTCCATAGAAGGACATCATTTAGTTATGATGATTAAGTACAGATTGTTGCTGAACTGTCAATACCACTACAATAGCTAAGTACAATGATCTGATAGACCctagaaaacatatatttcacCAACGAAGATGAGAAACAAAAGGGAGCTGTGAGAGGGATACGGATTGATGCGGGTTCAGACGTTTTGTTACTAATGACGGCACAGAATGGGACCAATTGGTAAAAGCATATGTTACAGTAGATTGCTACAACCTAAAGAGTATGCAAAGGTTGAGATAGAAATACGAGTACAGGAAATTCTCTAGTGGGATGATTATCCGGGATCAAGTAATTATAAGTTATACcaatcaaaaaaaatcaagagttGTCCCAAGAATCTTCATATCATGATCCAAAACTAGAACAACAACACTTATCAATGCTCAGAATCATTGCAATTAGACAAATTCATAGCTTAATCAGAAGTCTCCCGAAAGTGTGGGTTGGTTCTTTAGTGAGCTGAACagagaaagccaaaaaaaaaaaaaaaccctaaaNNNNNNNNNNNNNNNNNNNNNNNNNNNNNNNNNNNNNNNNNNNNNNNNNNNNNNNNNNNNNNNNNNNNNNNNNNNNNNNNNNNNNNNNNNNNNNNNNNNNNNNNNNNNNNNNNNNNNNNNNNNNNNNNNNNNNNNNNNNNNNNNNNNNNAAAACCTTGGCGGATTTGATTTCGTCATCGAGGTCGTGGAATCTGTTGTTCAAACGGCTGAAGGTGTTAATGTTCTGCTGGTCCTCCCAAGTCACCTCCATCTCAGATCCACTCTTACTCCCCTGCGCACCACATCAAACAATTATTCGCACACATTTATATTACCATACCCCGAAACTTAATTGAGGACAAGGATcctgagattgagattgagattgagatcgAGATTTTCTCACTTGCTGCTGCATTTTTCGTTTCGTTTTTTTAGACAAAtcgagaagagaaagaaggtcTAGTCGTcgtttcaactttcaagagAACGGAGTTGGGACAGGACACTGTACCTTTTAGAGTTTTCTTCAAAACCATTTAGATTTTAGGATTTAGGATTGGTCCAATTCTGGTCTTTCccggtttagggttttaacgtcaaattatgatttttttttttttttttttgttctaattgatTCGGATACAGTCATACTCTCATACAGctctggttttgtttttatttttatttttattttttgttttttttaaaacctagTGTTTAGAAAAAATTGGGACACATtaactttaacatttttaacccaatataaaacaaaatcggTTTATAGTATAAcgtctataaattaatactcgataaattaatgatctctataaattaatatttttttccgaTCCCAAGAtaggactagtgtaattttggacacaattcgataacataataagataataatttttttgaaaatcttttgtaaatatatagtcccatcaataatagaaattaataattatataagattatctagatatatgtatatatatacatatcaattttcattagagttcatttttaatatttttactatataaaaatctttgagtgttatattcaaaacattataattattattttccttgtaattgaattataaaaatattagttataacgattaaatcttatttttaattttttttaccaaattaggaaagccaattatcaatttatcgaaaaattaaaacctctataaattaatagattttcatggtcccaatattattaatttatagaggttttaccgTAGTTTGAATTGGGTATTTGctctatttgattattggattccTAAAGTTGTGTAACATAAATCATGTCTGTTGGATGTGAATTAAGTGATCATttatcaaatatatgtttttttttgtatttgtatttgtatttgtgtttcaCTTGTTTAGACGACgaacaaataaaagttttttacaaCATGATGATGAGCCGTTGACTAAAAACCTAAATAAAGGAAGAGTTGGTTagtctaacaaaaaaaaccataaaggtttgtttttggattctctaaagaataaaaaacaagtTACAGATTCCCCCCAGGCATTTAACAGTGGGATCCCCTCattatttgcaaaagaaaattccaaaaaccCCTACTTTTAAACAATACAGTATGTGCGGTAGAAACTGCAAGAACTCAGttttttctctgtgttttgtaaTATTCCACCATTAAAGTTCACCAGAAACCCCTATCTCTTCTCTACATTCATACAATTAACCAAACAGAAAAAACTTCTTCgcccttttcttcttcctcgaagAATCGTTTCGAGGGAGAGAGATATCTTGGATTCTCACAAAAATCCTTCGGATCATTCAATCTCCTCTCTTTCGTTGTACACTACTCTTTTGTGCCGGCCGTGCTCCATCTCGGCACGGTCCGcaccatcaaaaaaaaaacgtaagaGATATTCAAAGCACTTTCCTCAACTTGTCACAACTTCTTGTGTTATTCAAGTTCTTATTGTTCCCTGATTCCTTCCATACATGAGCTAACttgtacaaaaagaaaaaaaaaatgcagataTGACCTAACTTGTACAagaaggcacaaaaggtttaaCATCTTGTGATATATAATCATAAACGTGCCTGATAGTTCTAATATTACCAACAGAGAACAATGGTGAGGGTTGGAGAAGCATTGAGTTTATCAACCTCATCGTCCTCATCGCTCTACGATAGTGAAGTAGAAGAGCTTCAAAAGATGCCACTGGAACCACCGAGAGTTAAGGCTAAAAAACGTCTCTCGAAGCAACTCTCCATGTTAGAGACAAAAAGAGACGTCGCATGGGAGCGTCGCCGTCGCCAGATGCTTCACCTTGAGAAGCATAACGAAGGAGGTGAAGACTTGACGGACGAGGACTTGAGTGAGCTCAAAGGCTCTATTGAGTTAGGGTTCGGGTTTAACGAGGAACAAGGGCAACAACTTACAACTACTTTGCCTGCATTGGACCTTTACTTTGCTGTGACTCGTCAGATCTCGCCTGTTTCTACACCAGGCAGTACTGGTggatcttcttcatcctccagACCTACTACCCTTGGAGACCGTTCCTCCTCTTTCGGTAGTCCTAAAAGCGACTCTGATTCTTTGAAAGTTATGTCCCCAGGTATATAATACGTATTTTCACTATTTCCCTTAGCATACAACGTTTAAGACGTCGACATATAAACATAGCAACCTAACTTTTTCACTCAGGTGTATATATGATGGTGTTTAATTTAAATGTTGTATTGTATAAATTTTCAGGAGATAGTCCTCAACTGGTTAAAATGAGGCTGAGACATTGGGCACAAGCTGTGGCATGCTCTGTGATACAATCTTCCAACTAAGCATAGAAGTGAGAGATGGATTTGTGCAAGAGTGAGAGGAAGCATGATACAAATATGGCTGAGGGCTAAAGACGTGTTGTAGAAGTTAAAGAAACTTAAGACAGATTAATTAAGGAGTTGGTTAAGACAGAGGAGAACGGATTATTGAtgtttaaaactaaaagaagaagtgagaaaagatgCATGGAGGTCTTACATGTTATTCTTAAACCTTTTTTCTCCAAAAGACAaagagttaaaatattttagatatatattaccttaacaaaacaaaacaaaaaacattagatattagggttttgcttttctttttgtctttgaacTATCATTTGTAAATTTGTACTATGACTCCATCAATTCTTTCTATAATTTTCCAAATCCAAGTTTCTatacttttaacatttttttttccaacacaCAACACAGAATTATGAATTTAACATCCGTATAACCAAGAAATGTACAACAATTTTAACAAAGTTGCATGACTCTTTTGACATGCTAAACAAAAGTATCAacctaactaaaaaaaaaaaagaagttcaaaTGAGAACTTCAGAACAACCCACATTCACTCTTCACTCAAAATCtataagaaaaatgtaaaataaacacAAAGAATGTGACAACCCCCACAAGAAATTATGAACACCAAACCCGAAAATGAAACTGTAAAAAATTCGGTATACGAGAGGGAAAGGCCATGAAGACGATTCTGTACACTttctttaagctttttttttaccactcGTGAACTTCTTTTAGATTCCTCTACAATATCCTCTCCACAAATAAATCTAACACATAAAAAAGaacatttgtatattttagCAATAAAAGTGATTTGGAAAACccaaatgaacaaaataaatcaaaaagcaGAAAGAACATACCTTTGTGAAGGTTGTTACGCGGCATCAACTCTCTGTGTGTTCTTGTCTTTTCATGCTGAGAGTCCGCAGAGTTTGCAAATGGGAAGCTATTTCCTTGACAAATTGCATGCCTTCATTCCCGTGCCCGAGAGAGTTCATAACCTGTTCTAGGAAGTATAAATCTCCCTTCAGCCTCTCTACTCTCTCCTGTAGCTCAGAAACAGATTCTTCTGCTGGTAGATTATCGCCATGAGCCTCGCCAGTTACTCTGTTTTCAATCTTCTCCAAACAACTAGTGATAtataatctctcttcttcaaaccCAACTAAACAACTCTGTATCTTGTTGCTCATTCCCTCACTAGGCGAATCCATTTCAGTGACCTGTTCTGCAACATCTAGCTTATCCTTCTTCTGCGGGGTCTGGTCCCGGAAGTATTCAATCTCAGCTTCTAAATCTTgaataactttttctctctcaacAAGTAAATCATTCAATCTCTGTATTGCTTCCATATCATACTCCGCTTGCTCTTCCATCATCCTCAGGTTCTGCAAAGCTTCCATTTGGAACGACGCTTTCTCTTCCTGCAACCTCGTAATCATAGCCATTGCTTGGTTTGTAGCAACCGCTGAAGCGCTTCTTTCTTCCTCCAATTCTTTATATAAACCAGTCAGCAGTTTCCTGTCGTAATCAACCTGCCTTTTCAACCGATCACTCTCACTTTCTCCCTCGATTTCACTCACAGAAACTCCTTCCAAAGATAAGTTGCTCTCGTTCCTTTCGAGCATTCTCTTCTGAATTAGCAGCTGCATATCATGATCTAGGTTCTTTGTATCCTGATCACTACTGTTAACAGATATCTTGGGGCTTACATCTCTTGGCGACAAAAACTCTATCCCACGAGAAGCTGATATTTGAGTAAGAAGTGCTTTCAGGTCTTCGCTAACTCTAGATGTATCTTTCTTCATCCAGTTCTCTATTTGTTCTCTTCCATTACTATCGTTGTTGCTCTCATTACCTACAACGATATTGTATGCATCCGCAAGATCCAGTAACTCCCCTGAATATTGGTTTGTTTCAGCTGCCACCGACATTGAGTTGaatgaagaagattctgactcaTTAATAGCTGCTTGTGTGTGAGAAGCGACGTTCCGTGGAGCCATTTCAGACAATAAAGAGCCTGTAAGAGATGTCTCTTGCATTTCCCTGTTGTCTGATACACCTGATATGAAAATTCATTTGCCTGATTAGAGATCCAAAGCTATAAAGCTTactggagaagaaaacaaagagtcatTGCATTCCATGGGAGTTTAAACTTACAGTTTTCGATGGAATTTGGAGATGGTACAACTATATATTCAGATTCCAGGGAGGTAATATCAGCTTGGTCTGTGTCCCTCTCCCTCGACATCTCAACAGAGGTTTCATTTGGAGTGAGTGATTCAGGAACCTCGTCTAGAGAAACATCATGGAGGGGCATAAGTTCAATTCCTTTAAAGACATCTTCAGGAGTTTCAGCAGTCTTTGATGTTGAAGTAACATCATTGAGGCAAATAAGCTCAGTCTCTTCCTTTAAGGAGACATTTGCAGGATTTTCCTTCAAATCTGACGTTAAAGAAATATCTTGGCGGTGAATCggctcttctttctcctttgaAACAGCTGCAGAATATTCCATCGTGTGTGATGTTGAAGTAACATCATTGAGGCAGATAAGCTCAGTCTCTTCCGTTAAGGAAGCATTTTCAGGATTCTCCATAGAATCTGATGTTAAAGTAGTATCGTGAAGGTGAATTGGTTCTTCATTCTCCTTTAAAACAGCTGCAGAATGTTCCATGGTGCGTGATGTTGAAGTAACATCATTGAGGCAAATAAGCTCAGTCTCTTCCATTACAGAGGCATGTG
Coding sequences within:
- the LOC104739473 gene encoding uncharacterized protein LOC104739473: MVRVGEALSLSTSSSSSLYDSEVEELQKMPLEPPRVKAKKRLSKQLSMLETKRDVAWERRRRQMLHLEKHNEGGEDLTDEDLSELKGSIELGFGFNEEQGQQLTTTLPALDLYFAVTRQISPVSTPGSTGGSSSSSRPTTLGDRSSSFGSPKSDSDSLKVMSPGDSPQLVKMRLRHWAQAVACSVIQSSN
- the LOC104739474 gene encoding myosin-binding protein 1-like; its protein translation is MATRQMSAVKSQMGSRSFTRALAFAFNEWLLMLMLFVNSIFSYVIARFADYSELQSPCLMCSNLDHILGRTKHLKKPHWDMICSKHKSEISSLVYCHAHGKLVDVRGMCETCLFSFATTNKSNAETYRLLVGKLGDNSYFGSKTDRSTNPNCSKLTDCTCCNQLWGTQTAAATQVAEREMLPKFGLLSKVRTGKQSTPKKSVRFNHLPDVGYTELKIHPDTESEAVFPDNEPKQESSLSDMPHVGFNEPKIGLVGVLRTEEQSTPKKNVRFNHLPDVGYSELKVHSDTESEAVFSEDEGVIVKEEGHKFHTVDLQTPPIITLPYDLATDKLLNLDFHLEPLTTQNDQEEVQLQEINWRTYSSFPKFIPVDGVPETPEKVLKEEEIISSDDLFLTSRAKEHFAAVSKEKEETIRLHDITSTPDFMEHPENASVMEETELLCLNDVTSTSCAMKHSEVFLKGNEEPIHVQDISLTPEFKENPAHASVMEETELICLNDVTSTSRTMEHSAAVLKENEEPIHLHDTTLTSDSMENPENASLTEETELICLNDVTSTSHTMEYSAAVSKEKEEPIHRQDISLTSDLKENPANVSLKEETELICLNDVTSTSKTAETPEDVFKGIELMPLHDVSLDEVPESLTPNETSVEMSRERDTDQADITSLESEYIVVPSPNSIENCVSDNREMQETSLTGSLLSEMAPRNVASHTQAAINESESSSFNSMSVAAETNQYSGELLDLADAYNIVVGNESNNDSNGREQIENWMKKDTSRVSEDLKALLTQISASRGIEFLSPRDVSPKISVNSSDQDTKNLDHDMQLLIQKRMLERNESNLSLEGVSVSEIEGESESDRLKRQVDYDRKLLTGLYKELEEERSASAVATNQAMAMITRLQEEKASFQMEALQNLRMMEEQAEYDMEAIQRLNDLLVEREKVIQDLEAEIEYFRDQTPQKKDKLDVAEQVTEMDSPSEGMSNKIQSCLVGFEEERLYITSCLEKIENRVTGEAHGDNLPAEESVSELQERVERLKGDLYFLEQVMNSLGHGNEGMQFVKEIASHLQTLRTLSMKRQEHTES
- the LOC104739472 gene encoding probable prefoldin subunit 4; amino-acid sequence: MQQQGSKSGSEMEVTWEDQQNINTFSRLNNRFHDLDDEIKSAKEKCDNLEDAGNELILADEEMVRFQIGEVFAHLPRDEVETRIEEMKEATCKSLEKLEEEKVSIVSQMSALKKVLYAKFKDSINLEED